The proteins below are encoded in one region of Candidatus Zixiibacteriota bacterium:
- a CDS encoding serine hydrolase: MHPPFRLVAVAIIVTTVPISPLLSSVAAQTAIDTDRFHQSIAESPPRNSTAYVSLDSFIVATMAQTHIAGLSACIVRDGAIAWSGAFGYSYVDAGIPVTDSTLFMLASVSKTVTGLALMQLWENGNFDLDDNINDYLPIQIINPNHPSTPITFRQLLTHTSSLNDNWDVMFSTYVYGDTPIPLDQYVAAYFVPGGSYYDPVANFNSWAPGTVHEYCNHGFVLIGYLVQVISGVPFAQYCQDSIFAPLQMNNSSWFLAGLDTINVAMPYHWNGSYQALGQFGYADYPAGTLRSSAPQLARFLLAHLQHGMVDSVVVADSATIDTITTIHFPTIAASQGLTWFHSNFGGQWVWEHGGGDQGVCTRVGFCPAKQTAIVVLTNSEAFGGVSSIVSRLWTEANSAGDLDIDGIADSLDNCPANPNPAQTDTDGDSWGDACDNCPVIANLDQADENGDGIGDRCDGNLHIVGGTLPPGYLDQFYSYRFTAFGGTEPLHWSFFGGDLPFGCDFVGDTVGIIAGTPSYSATFYFTLTCIDSNNPARADTMSFSLSIVDPPDLCGDADGSTSISISDAVYLVNYIFAGGPAPSPLLAGDTDCSSAISISDAVYLINYIFAGGPTPCAACP, encoded by the coding sequence TTGCATCCGCCCTTCCGCCTTGTTGCCGTTGCCATCATTGTCACAACCGTGCCAATCTCGCCTCTGTTATCGAGCGTCGCGGCTCAGACGGCAATCGACACCGACCGATTCCACCAATCGATTGCCGAATCTCCCCCGCGAAACTCAACTGCATACGTCAGTCTTGATTCCTTCATCGTCGCCACCATGGCGCAAACTCACATTGCCGGACTCTCCGCCTGCATCGTCCGTGACGGCGCTATCGCCTGGTCCGGTGCCTTCGGCTACTCCTACGTCGATGCCGGGATTCCCGTCACCGACTCGACACTCTTCATGCTCGCTTCGGTATCCAAGACTGTGACCGGTCTGGCACTCATGCAGCTCTGGGAAAACGGCAACTTCGATCTCGACGACAACATCAACGACTACCTGCCGATTCAGATCATTAATCCGAACCATCCGTCCACGCCGATTACCTTTCGCCAGCTCTTGACGCACACGTCGAGTCTCAACGACAACTGGGACGTGATGTTCTCGACCTATGTCTACGGCGACACCCCCATCCCGCTCGATCAATACGTCGCCGCATACTTTGTTCCCGGCGGTAGCTACTACGACCCGGTCGCCAACTTCAACTCCTGGGCGCCCGGCACCGTCCACGAATACTGCAATCACGGCTTTGTCCTGATCGGCTACCTGGTGCAGGTCATCTCCGGTGTTCCTTTTGCCCAGTACTGCCAGGATTCGATCTTTGCGCCGCTACAAATGAACAACTCCTCCTGGTTTTTGGCCGGCCTCGATACCATCAACGTCGCCATGCCTTATCACTGGAATGGCAGCTATCAAGCTCTGGGACAATTCGGCTACGCCGACTATCCGGCTGGGACACTGCGTTCCAGCGCCCCGCAGCTGGCGCGCTTCCTTCTGGCGCATTTGCAGCACGGTATGGTCGACTCCGTCGTTGTCGCTGATTCCGCCACCATCGATACGATTACCACCATTCATTTTCCGACCATCGCCGCCTCGCAGGGTCTCACTTGGTTTCACAGCAACTTCGGCGGTCAATGGGTTTGGGAACATGGCGGCGGCGACCAGGGCGTCTGTACGCGCGTCGGCTTCTGCCCGGCCAAACAAACCGCCATTGTCGTCCTCACCAACAGCGAGGCTTTCGGCGGTGTCAGCAGTATCGTCAGCCGTCTCTGGACTGAGGCTAACAGCGCCGGCGATCTCGACATCGACGGCATCGCCGATTCGCTGGACAACTGCCCGGCCAATCCTAATCCCGCACAGACCGACACCGACGGCGACAGCTGGGGCGACGCCTGCGACAATTGCCCCGTCATTGCCAATCTCGATCAAGCCGACGAAAACGGCGACGGCATCGGCGATCGCTGTGACGGCAACCTGCATATCGTCGGAGGGACCTTGCCGCCCGGCTATCTTGATCAGTTCTATTCCTATCGCTTCACGGCCTTCGGCGGGACCGAGCCCCTGCACTGGAGCTTCTTCGGCGGCGATCTGCCCTTTGGTTGCGACTTCGTCGGCGACACCGTCGGCATCATTGCCGGAACGCCGTCCTACAGTGCAACCTTCTATTTCACCCTGACCTGTATCGATTCCAACAATCCCGCCCGCGCCGATACCATGAGCTTCAGCTTGTCGATCGTCGATCCCCCAGATCTCTGCGGCGATGCCGACGGCTCGACCTCGATTTCCATTTCCGACGCTGTCTATCTGGTCAACTATATCTTCGCCGGTGGCCCGGCGCCCAGTCCGCTGCTGGCCGGCGATACCGACTGCAGCAGCGCGATCTCGATCTCCGACGCGGTCTACCTGATCAACTACATCTTCGCCGGCGGTCCGACGCCT